The Ancylomarina subtilis DNA segment ATCATTGAGATGCATGTAACCAACAGTTCCAATACTGATGACCACTAACATCAGAATCAGAGCGAAACTAAGTGTTTTAACATTTTCTTCCCAGACCTTACGTCCCTTTAATGCCATTGCTCGTTTTTATGTGAAAATTAAAAACTAATTTAATCAATCTTATCTAATCACAATAAGGAAAACTACATTTGTTCTGAACGAATAATTCGATTTCCCAATTCACACTCCAAACATCTATACGCGTTACAATATTCCGACTTCAAATGTAACAGAGATTGAGAATGATATGCTGACTTTAGTTGTATTCCTATTTCTTTCCAACCATTTACAATCCTATTCTTTTCGGATTTCAAGCTTTCAAGAATAAACAAAGCTCTATCAACATAAATTGGATTTCCAATTTCTTTACCATAGACAAATAATATGGGGACAATTGCATTAATAATTAAAACATCGACAGTTGCCTGGCCCAAAACTTTGGGCTTATAATCAGCTTTCTCTCCAAAACGATAATGCGTTAACCAATACTGAGAGGCTTCAACCTGCAATAAGGTGTGAAAATCTGCAACATTCTCTATTTGAATAATTTTTGAAAACAAGGACTGTGATTTGTAGATCAGATTAGCCAATTGTGCAATTCGGACTGTAGGAAAGTTTACCGGATGCAGTCGCATAAACTTCCATCGTCCCTTTTCAAGGGGCTTTAAGTCAAATTTGTTTCTCAGAAAATTGTATTCCGCTTGCAGTTTGGAGTAATAGGGATCGCTTAAATTAGAATCATGAAGAAAACCTGCCTGACCGAATAAAATCGCCTCCAACTGCAGAGGAGAATTCTTCTGCTTGGCAAGAATTTTCAAGGGAATTGATCGAGCCAGTTGCTCAAAAGGATCGGCATTAAGTTTCATCCCAAAATAACGAGCCAAAACCTGATAAAACGTTTCTTCCCAGGAATTGGAATTTTGGTGATACATCTGCTTAATGCCCACAGCTTTTCGCTCCAATCGTTCCAGCAACATCCTATCGAGCCAATGACTTACAAAAAAATTATTCAACTTGGGAATATCCCTTTGACAAGGAATCCACAACTGAGAAGACATTAAAGATTGGTATCTATCCAGATATTGCTCAGATATCTCCAACTTAAGACAAGGCAAAAGTCTACCATTAGATAAAACGACATCAACATCATTTTCATAAACAACATGCAGTATGACATTGTTGTATGCGGCATCACTATCGTGATGATGTTTGTACCAATCAGAAGATTTTAAATGAATTTCAACATTCCCAACCCAAAGCAAACCATCAATTTCAATTCGAGCTTCAAAGAAATCCGGCCCCGAATCTCTATTCAACCGTCCCGTATCTATCAGACACAATCGATGTCCTTGATCAGAGAATAAGTTTTGATCATCAAAAAGACGATAAGTCCAGATGTAGTGTAGGAAATCCTCATTCATAAAAACAAATTCTAAGTTGTCAAAATAGAATACTAAATTTATGATATGATTTCTAAGAATACAACAAAAAAAGCGATGATCTTAAGATCATCGCTCCTTTATCTTCTTAATATCAAGATTATAAAATCCCTTTAGCATCCATCAAGTCTGCCATTTCTTCCTGAAGTTCAAGTGCTTTTTCGCGAGCCACTTCTGCAAATTTTGGTGTTGAATCTGCATAGATAATCCCTCGGGATGAGTTAACCAATAAACCACAATGATCATTCATTCCATATTTTGCAACTTCCTGCAAACTACCACCCTGAGCGCCTACGCCCGGAACCAATAGGAAATGATTGGGAGCAATCTTACGAATATCAGACAACATTTCTGCTTTCGTAGCACCTACTACATACATCATATTATCCTGAGAACCCCACTCTTGTGATTTCTCAAGAACTTTTTCGAACAATTTCTGCTCACCTTCTTGAAAGAATTGAAAATCGAAAGCCCCCTTATTAGATGTCAATGCCAATAGAATTACCCACTTGTCTTTATATGAAAGAAAAGGCGTAACCGAATCTTCACCCATATATGGCGCAACCGTAATCGAATCAAAAGGCATATTCTCTAAAAATGCACTGGCATACATTTTCGAGGTATTACCAATATCACCGCGCTTAGCATCAGCAATTAGAAAGACTTCAGGATAATTTTCCTTAATGTAACAAACAGTCTTCTCAAGAGAAAGCCATCCTTTTGCCCCTTTACACTCGTAAAAAGCAATATTGGGCTTGTAAGCGACAACCAAATGAGCTGTTGCATCAACAATGGCTTTGTTGAATTCAAAAATTGGATCTTCTTCTTTTAGTAAATGTTCCGGAATCTTTTTCTCATCTGTATCCAAACCAACACATAAGAAGGACTTCTTTAATTTGATTTGCTCGAATAAAGCTTGATAGTTCATTTGTTATTTATTTAATGGTTGTTTGTATTTCTTATTAATGATGATCCATTAAAATGAGATCAAAAAAAAGGCAGTAGTTAAAAACCACTGCCAAATATTATTATAAACCACTTTCCTTAAGTCGCTCTGCATTCTCCTCAACCTGAAGTTTATCGATAATCTCCTGAATATCGCCATCCATAATTGCACTCAAATTATACAGAGTCAAGTTAATTCTATGATCGGTAACTCGACCTTGTGGGTAATTGTATGTTCTAATTTTAGCCGAACGGTCTCCTGTTGACACCATCGTCTTACGTTTTGATGAAATCTCATCAAGATACTTTTGGTGCTCCATCGCATAAATACGAGAACGCAACTCAATCATCGCCTTAGCTAAGTTCTTAAGCTGAGATTTTTGATCCTGACAAGTCACCACAATACCCGTTGGGATGTGAGTCAAACGAATTGCAGAATAGGTTGTATTTACCGACTGTCCTCCAGGTCCTGAAGAACAATAAGTATCCTTACGGATATCGCTTTCTTTTACATCAATATCAAACTCTTCAGCTTCTGGTAAAACCGCTACCGATGCCGCACTGGTATGCACACGACCTTGTGTTTCTGTTTGAGGCACACGCTGAACACGGTGTACACCTGATTCATATTTCAGAACACCATAAACATTAGCTCCTGTCACATTCAGCACCACCTCTTTGTATCCTCCAGAAGTTCCTTCGCTGCACGAAGACATAGATACCTTCCAACCTTTACTCTCACAGAATTTGGTATACATTCTATATAAATCCCCTGCAAAAATACTCGCTTCATCTCCACCAGCACCCGCACGGATTTCAAGAATTGCATTTTTTGAATCTTCAGGATCGGCAGGAACTAAAAGCAATTTAATATTTTGCTCCATCTCCGGTAATCTTTCCTCAAGCTCTTCCAATTCCATTTTTGCCATTTCACGCAATTCCTCATCGCTCTCTGTGGCTAATATTTCTTTTGATTCGGCAATAGTCTCAAGTGCATTTCTATATTCTCTTGCAGCAGAATCAACCAAATCCAATTCTTTATATTCTTTGCTCAACTTAACAAAGCGTTTCATATCACCCATAACCTCAGGATCGGTAATCAATTGACTCACCTCCTTAAAGCGGATAAAAACACCTTCCAGTTTACTTAGTAACACATTATCGCTCATTCCTATAATCTCTTAAAATTTGCACAAAATTAGGAAAATAAAATCACATTAATCGATTTGCACCTTATTATTAAAACAATTCAACCAATTAATATATCATAATAATAATAAACTAAGGACTCTATCTAAATTCTCTAAACTTTATCCAAGCATAATGAAGTCGCTTGAATTATAAATACAAAGAAGCCGATCATCCATCAATGGGATGATCGGCTCATATTATAAATTCTATTTAATATTCGAATTGCCCGAATTCACTTTTAATCGTCAACTTCTTACTGTCAGAAGCTTCAACTCGCCCAACAATTTTCGCATCTACATTAAAACTTTTCGAAATTTCGATAATATCATTTGCAATTTCAGCAGGCACATAAAACTCATAGCGGTGTCCCATATTGAATACCTTATACATCTCATCCCATGAGGTTCCACTTTGCTCCTTAATCAACTTAAATAAGGGTGGCACATCAAATAGGTTATCTTTTACGATATGAAGATTGTCGACAAAATGAAGAACTTTTGTTTGAGCTCCACCTGAACAATGAATCATACCATGAATTTGAGAACGATACTTATCTAAAGCTACTTTTACAATAGGAGCAAAAGTACGGGTTGCTGACAAAACTAATTTTCCAGCATCCAATTCTGTGCCTTCAACGGCATCAGTTAATTTACAATTCCCTGAATAAACCAAGTTTTCAGGGACTGATCCATCAAAACTTTCAGGATATTTTTCTGCAAGATATTTTGAGAATACATCATGACGAGCAGAAGTCAATCCATTCGACCCCATACCCCCATTATAGCTTTCTTCGTATGTCGCTTGACCAAATGAAGATAAACCAACAATGACATCACCCGCTTGAATCTTTTCATTGGTAATAACATCTTTGCGTTTCATTCGACAAGTTACAGTTGAATCCACAATGATCGTACGAACCAAGTCACCCACATCAGCCGTTTCACCACCAGTTGAATAAATATTCACCCCTAAATCGCGATACTCTGCAAGCAATTCTTCTGTTCCATTAATAATTTCAGAAATAACTTCACCTGGGATCAGGTTTTTATTGCGACCAATAGTCGACGAAAGTAGAATATTATCGACAGCTCCTACACAAAGTAAATCATCAAGATTCATG contains these protein-coding regions:
- a CDS encoding DUF2851 family protein — encoded protein: MNEDFLHYIWTYRLFDDQNLFSDQGHRLCLIDTGRLNRDSGPDFFEARIEIDGLLWVGNVEIHLKSSDWYKHHHDSDAAYNNVILHVVYENDVDVVLSNGRLLPCLKLEISEQYLDRYQSLMSSQLWIPCQRDIPKLNNFFVSHWLDRMLLERLERKAVGIKQMYHQNSNSWEETFYQVLARYFGMKLNADPFEQLARSIPLKILAKQKNSPLQLEAILFGQAGFLHDSNLSDPYYSKLQAEYNFLRNKFDLKPLEKGRWKFMRLHPVNFPTVRIAQLANLIYKSQSLFSKIIQIENVADFHTLLQVEASQYWLTHYRFGEKADYKPKVLGQATVDVLIINAIVPILFVYGKEIGNPIYVDRALFILESLKSEKNRIVNGWKEIGIQLKSAYHSQSLLHLKSEYCNAYRCLECELGNRIIRSEQM
- the pyrF gene encoding orotidine-5'-phosphate decarboxylase; translated protein: MNYQALFEQIKLKKSFLCVGLDTDEKKIPEHLLKEEDPIFEFNKAIVDATAHLVVAYKPNIAFYECKGAKGWLSLEKTVCYIKENYPEVFLIADAKRGDIGNTSKMYASAFLENMPFDSITVAPYMGEDSVTPFLSYKDKWVILLALTSNKGAFDFQFFQEGEQKLFEKVLEKSQEWGSQDNMMYVVGATKAEMLSDIRKIAPNHFLLVPGVGAQGGSLQEVAKYGMNDHCGLLVNSSRGIIYADSTPKFAEVAREKALELQEEMADLMDAKGIL
- the prfA gene encoding peptide chain release factor 1 — protein: MSDNVLLSKLEGVFIRFKEVSQLITDPEVMGDMKRFVKLSKEYKELDLVDSAAREYRNALETIAESKEILATESDEELREMAKMELEELEERLPEMEQNIKLLLVPADPEDSKNAILEIRAGAGGDEASIFAGDLYRMYTKFCESKGWKVSMSSCSEGTSGGYKEVVLNVTGANVYGVLKYESGVHRVQRVPQTETQGRVHTSAASVAVLPEAEEFDIDVKESDIRKDTYCSSGPGGQSVNTTYSAIRLTHIPTGIVVTCQDQKSQLKNLAKAMIELRSRIYAMEHQKYLDEISSKRKTMVSTGDRSAKIRTYNYPQGRVTDHRINLTLYNLSAIMDGDIQEIIDKLQVEENAERLKESGL
- a CDS encoding AIR synthase related protein encodes the protein MRKDERYNLRGVSASKEDVHNAIKNIDKGLYPKAFCKVIPDYLTGDEEYCNIMHADGAGTKSSLAYMYWKETGDLSVWKGIAQDAIIMNLDDLLCVGAVDNILLSSTIGRNKNLIPGEVISEIINGTEELLAEYRDLGVNIYSTGGETADVGDLVRTIIVDSTVTCRMKRKDVITNEKIQAGDVIVGLSSFGQATYEESYNGGMGSNGLTSARHDVFSKYLAEKYPESFDGSVPENLVYSGNCKLTDAVEGTELDAGKLVLSATRTFAPIVKVALDKYRSQIHGMIHCSGGAQTKVLHFVDNLHIVKDNLFDVPPLFKLIKEQSGTSWDEMYKVFNMGHRYEFYVPAEIANDIIEISKSFNVDAKIVGRVEASDSKKLTIKSEFGQFEY